In the genome of Methanosarcinales archaeon, the window GAAAGGATAACAGAATGTTTAAGTCCTGCAACCATGTTTCCTTCACCCATTTGACCTGCAACCAGTCCAGAAGCAAAACCCTGTATCAACCCGGCATGGAAGAATAATCTATTAAATTCTTCTGGATCAAATCTCTGAATAAATTGTGCTGCTTGCGGGCCCGATGCTCCGGCTTGATTTGCTGCGTCAGCCATTACTGGTATGAATGAGTATGTAAGAATTCCGATAACGAAGAGGAAAACAAAAAATGACATATATACAATAACCACATACACGATCATGCTACTGAATCTCTCTCTCTCCATCATTTTAATGGTATATGCATCTTTGGCAGCTACCTCCAATACATCCGGTACATTGCCACCTGCCTTACCTGCCTGATTAATTAAGGCCACTGATCGGAAAATTAGTGAGGTTGAGACCCTTTCTGCAAACCTATTTAGAGATTCTTCAAACGATATACCCCATGACAACGAAGCATCAATTAATTTGATCTCTTCACTCAGGTCGCCGTACTCACCTTTAGCAACCGTATTAACTGCTCGTGTCAGGGTCATACCTGAACGATTCATCTCAGAAATATCTCTTAAGAAATTCGGGAAATATTCTTCAATTTTTTTAATTTTTCGGATGTGTACAATTTGAAGATAACCTGGAGGGACTATAATTATCAATACAGTAAAATAAACCACATGATCAAAAGCAGGGGTCAATCCAGTTTTCCAACCGGCAATGATTAAGAAGATTAATGCAATAGGAATTGCAAAAACCAATGCATATATAGGTTCTTTCTTCATTTTTTCCTGTGGTGATTTCAAGAAATAACGAAGCTTCATCCATTTTCTGGACTCTTCCATTTGCAATTGAACTTGATCTTTTTCCAGTTCTTCAAGATTTTTTTCATTAATCTCAGGAATTGTATCTAAGGAAGTGGGACCTTCGTTATTCAAAAATCACACCTCAGGTGTTATTGCATTTACGAGAATTACAAAAATAAGACTTCCAACCGGGATCACAAGATAGATCAACAAATATATTAAAATCATTTGCATTCCGCCCATGGTTGCCATTACTGCCATCATGACAATCAAAAAAAGCGGGCCAGCAACAAAAGCAGTAACATAAGTCTCAGCTATCACACCAAGTGTTTCAAGAAACTCGTTTTGTTCTCGCTTGCTTTCAGTTACGAATTGTTCGGCTTTTAATTTAAAATATCTTTCTAAATCTCCACCAGAGGCTACAATCGTTATCGATCCTTGAAGAAATTCCTGAAACCTATAGGACGGGGTAGTTGCTGCCACATTTTTCATGGCAGAAACCAGATCATGACCAAGTATCTTAACATTCCGAACCACATATGCAGCTTCAACCGCAGCCTCACCATATATTTTATTCTTGGCAAGACTTGAATAAATATCAACAGGAACAACACCTGCCCCTGACATAGCTGACATATAATGGACAGCATAAGGAAGCATAACATTTATTTTGTTTTTCCTACCGCTATTTATGATCCTGGGTATATTCAGGAATCCAAGATAGGTTCCTCCGCCAAAAATTAGAATAACAATTGTTACACTAATGATTTTTAATGCCAGGTTCTTATATTCATGGAATCCTGCAATAATAACTGTGAATATGGACCGTGATAATGTTATATCAGGAGTCCCGAAAGCTGAAATGATTATAACAGCAAATAACAATCCAATAATGGCCATTATTATCGAACATAAAACTGCTAATGACAGATACATATCATAACTGATATTAAGTCGTGTTTTCAGAAGTTCCTGCCGCAGGCTAAAATATTTGGTACGTCTCTTTTTAAAGTAACCGCCAAATAATTGGAAGGCATAACTCGTAATAAAATTAACTGCCATACAATTCTTGCCTCACAATTTTCATCAGTGTATCAGGTTCGCGATAATAGGTAACAACGATCTTGGCGACATCCTCATAGTGCTTTACATTTTTCATACGTGCCCATTCAAGGATTTCCTGCCTTCGTTTTAATTCGTCCTTAAGATATGCTTCATCCCATCCTCGGTTGTGCATAATAGTTTCGAGTACGTATGATCGGCCTGAATAATTGTATTCGTCTTTTGATGCCACCCAGGTAAACACTTCGTTTGTTAATAATTCCCCTGTCCTTGGATCAACACCAACGATCTCAGTTATTGATTTTGCACGTCTTACTCGTTCTTCACCGATCCTTACCTGCACCTGGACAATTACAATATCAAGGGCCTGAAGCATGATCCTGGGAACATTGATGGGTGGATTTTCAAGTCGATGAACAACTGAGGTTACAGAATCCGCATGCATAGTTGAGAATGTGGTATGGCCGGTACTCATGGCCTGGAACAGTACATAAGCTTCAGCTCCTCGTACTTCACCAACTACAAGGTATTCAGGACGTTGTCTCAAAGCTGCCCTTAACAGATCATACATATCAATACCCCCCGTTTCTCCTCCTGTAAAGGTCTCACGGGTCACACCGGCAATCCAGTTGGGGTGTGGAATATTTAATTCCCTGGTATCTTCTATTGAAACGATTTTGGTTTCAGGGGGAATAAATAGTGCAATAGCATTCATTGTTGTTGTTTTTCCAGAGGCAGTGCCGCCAGCGAAAATTATATTTCTGTTATTCTCGGCTGCGAGCCATAGATATGCCACTGTGGCTGTGGAATATGTATGAAAATCAATAAGATCTGGTGGTGTAAGCGGACTTTCCTTGAATTTTCTTATCGTGTAGGAACTTCCTCGTGTGGTAACTTCTCTACCCAACGTCATCTGTATCCTTGAACCATCTGGCATTGTGGCATCCAGCAGGGGATCTGCTATAGAGATGTGCCTACCGCATATCTGTGCAATTCTCACCACAAAAGCATCGAGTTCAATTTCATCCTCAAAAATGACGTCTGTTTCTATTGATTCGTATTTTCTGTGATATACAAATATTGGCGTAAATGGACCATCACAGGAAATATCTTCAAGATACGGATCATGCATCAATGGATCTATCTTTCCATACCCCATGAACTCGGAATAAACATGATACATTATTTTTGTGAATGAAAGCGTATCCAGTTCAATCTGATAATCCCACAAAATATCATTCGCTTTATCTTTCAGATATTTCTTTGCACCTTGGTCTTCTAACTCTTTGAGATTCACATCCAGGGTTTCTGAAAGTCTCATCTTCAATTCATTGAAAAGTTCCATTTCTCCAGTGGACAGTTCCGGTTCCAGGGCCTGATAAAGATACGTATGTGTTGTAGGGTTATATGAGACCCTGATATAAGCATACGGTTCATTGACTGGATAGAGTTTAACTTCATCATTGGAAGCGTCTTCACTCATAGTAAGATCAACCAGAGGACCATGCTTTTCAGGATTATAGTCTTCAAGAATAATCTTCTTTCTCTCAAATCGCCTGACAATACGCTGAATTAACGTTGGTTTCAGAGGTAATTTTATTATTTCGGGTTGGACCGGTTCCTCTTCTTCTATCTGTGTGATCTCTTTTAGGGTCTTCTCCCAGACCGATTCAACAGTTTCAGGAAGTACTACTCTTCTGTGCTCGATCACACTACTATCGCCAACACGGGATTTTAAATTATCGGAATCTATTTTTTCCCCGTCAGGGATAATAAAATCTGATAATAATCTATCATTCTCCTTTAATTCATGTTCCATAACTTTGATTTTTACATCTTCAGAATCTGTTGAATTATTTAATATTGGTCTGGAGTCATCCATAAAGGGTGTATTTTCAAAGGGTTTCAATTTTTCTTTCAAATCGTTCTTATTTTCACCCTCATTATTTTCATACATAATTCATCCGTCCAATTAAAACTATTAAATTATTTTAAGGTTGCTCTTTGATATTCATTATAATAATTTGAACTTTATGCGATGACGGTCCTATGTCTTTTACGACACCTCTTATAGGAATATAGAAACCTCTTTCTCTAAGGGC includes:
- a CDS encoding type II secretion system F family protein: MEESRKWMKLRYFLKSPQEKMKKEPIYALVFAIPIALIFLIIAGWKTGLTPAFDHVVYFTVLIIIVPPGYLQIVHIRKIKKIEEYFPNFLRDISEMNRSGMTLTRAVNTVAKGEYGDLSEEIKLIDASLSWGISFEESLNRFAERVSTSLIFRSVALINQAGKAGGNVPDVLEVAAKDAYTIKMMERERFSSMIVYVVIVYMSFFVFLFVIGILTYSFIPVMADAANQAGASGPQAAQFIQRFDPEEFNRLFFHAGLIQGFASGLVAGQMGEGNMVAGLKHSVILSLVAWITFVFII
- a CDS encoding type II secretion system F family protein encodes the protein MAVNFITSYAFQLFGGYFKKRRTKYFSLRQELLKTRLNISYDMYLSLAVLCSIIMAIIGLLFAVIIISAFGTPDITLSRSIFTVIIAGFHEYKNLALKIISVTIVILIFGGGTYLGFLNIPRIINSGRKNKINVMLPYAVHYMSAMSGAGVVPVDIYSSLAKNKIYGEAAVEAAYVVRNVKILGHDLVSAMKNVAATTPSYRFQEFLQGSITIVASGGDLERYFKLKAEQFVTESKREQNEFLETLGVIAETYVTAFVAGPLFLIVMMAVMATMGGMQMILIYLLIYLVIPVGSLIFVILVNAITPEV
- the tadA gene encoding Flp pilus assembly complex ATPase component TadA, translated to MDDSRPILNNSTDSEDVKIKVMEHELKENDRLLSDFIIPDGEKIDSDNLKSRVGDSSVIEHRRVVLPETVESVWEKTLKEITQIEEEEPVQPEIIKLPLKPTLIQRIVRRFERKKIILEDYNPEKHGPLVDLTMSEDASNDEVKLYPVNEPYAYIRVSYNPTTHTYLYQALEPELSTGEMELFNELKMRLSETLDVNLKELEDQGAKKYLKDKANDILWDYQIELDTLSFTKIMYHVYSEFMGYGKIDPLMHDPYLEDISCDGPFTPIFVYHRKYESIETDVIFEDEIELDAFVVRIAQICGRHISIADPLLDATMPDGSRIQMTLGREVTTRGSSYTIRKFKESPLTPPDLIDFHTYSTATVAYLWLAAENNRNIIFAGGTASGKTTTMNAIALFIPPETKIVSIEDTRELNIPHPNWIAGVTRETFTGGETGGIDMYDLLRAALRQRPEYLVVGEVRGAEAYVLFQAMSTGHTTFSTMHADSVTSVVHRLENPPINVPRIMLQALDIVIVQVQVRIGEERVRRAKSITEIVGVDPRTGELLTNEVFTWVASKDEYNYSGRSYVLETIMHNRGWDEAYLKDELKRRQEILEWARMKNVKHYEDVAKIVVTYYREPDTLMKIVRQELYGS